In one window of Clupea harengus chromosome 4, Ch_v2.0.2, whole genome shotgun sequence DNA:
- the mon1ba gene encoding vacuolar fusion protein MON1 homolog B yields the protein MGLQRKTNGDASNSTPVASKKEVQHILTGGDPNEMYKITHTGDESDPLEGSTDSSTEADNSLQDCGESVSVRACGTVKGQDEGQSVRQADGDSPSPSPICNHEEEVLTDSWRGHRKHVFILSEAGKPIYSRYGNEEALSTTMGVMMALVSFVQSGDDNIRSIHSDDHTVVFMQQGPLVLVLVSNNKQSKQQLHSELLYVYYQIVSMLTQASINRIFEQKKNYDLRRLLAGCETILDGLLDFMDTDPSFLLSAVQCLPLPPSLRNSISQTLQRAITPNMVFSLLIVNDQLLTIVQERTVLEDARLKPTDLLLMLNFITSSSAFRGGEIWTPICLPLFNSDCYFYAYIAYLDPPDCTVCLLLISTDRNAFYAMAECKRKIEENFRAQNVLDVISKAQSYHVSHVGVPDLRHFMYMPFNIPDRHDKLPQFSSSLMEEPYMGLERTRLLDLYRHMHSQIHSTTQPLKIIYHVAPREVLFAWVGAFALFI from the exons ATGGGGCTGCAAAGAAAGACAAACGGTGACGCTTCAAATAGTACCCCAGTTGCCAGCAAAAAGGAGGTGCAACACATCTTAACGGGGGGAGATCCCAATGAGATGTataagatcacacacacaggagacgaGAGTGACCCCTTGGAAGGTTCCACGGACTCTTCCACAGAGGCTGACAACTCATTGCAGGACTGCGGGGAGAGTGTGTCAGTTCGAGCCTGTGGAACTGTAAAGGGACAGGATGAGGGGCAGTCTGTACGGCAGGCTGATGGAGATTCTCCTTCACCCTCCCCCATCTGCAATCATGAAGAGGAAGTGCTGACAGACAGTTGGAGAGGACACAGGAAGCATGTGTTCATCTTGAGTGAAGCCGGCAAGCCGATTTATTCTCGCTATGGCAACGAAGAAGCACTTTCGACCACAATGGGTGTCATGATGGCATTGGTTTCCTTTGTCCAGAGTGGAGATGACAACATCCGCTCCATCCACTCAG ATGACCACACAGTTGTTTTCATGCAGCAGGGCCCTTTGGTGCTTGTCCTGGTGTCCAATAACAAGCAGTCTAAACAACAGCTGCACAGTGAGCTCCTTTACGTCTACTACCAGATAGTCAGCATGCTTACTCAGGCGAGCATAAACCGTATTTTTGAGCAGAAGAAGAACTACGACCTGCGCCGCCTGTTAGCAGGCTGTGAGACGATCCTGGATGGTCTTCTTGACTTCATGGACACAGACCCCAGCTTCCTGCTGTCTGCAGTTCAGTGTCTGCCCCTGCCACCCTCCCTAAGAAACTCCATCAGCCAGACCTTACAGAGAGCCATCACCCCGAACATGGTTTTCTCCCTCCTCATTGTCAACGATCAGCTGCTCACCATCGTCCAAGAGAGGACGGTTCTCGAAGATGCCAGGCTGAAGCCGACTGATCTGCTCCTGATGCTCAACTTTATCACCTCCTCCTCAGCGTTCCGTGGCGGTGAGATCTGGACACCCATCTGCCTACCACTCTTTAACTCTGACTGTTACTTCTATGCCTACATTGCCTATCTGGATCCTCCTGATTGCACAGTGTGCCTACTCCTCATTTCCACGGACAGGAATGCCTTCTACGCTATGGCAGAGTGTAAGAGGAAAATCGAAGAGAACTTCAGGGCTCAGAATGTTCTAGATGTCATTTCAAAAGCTCAGTCATATCACGTCAGTCATGTCGGCGTGCCAGATCTGAGGCACTTCATGTACATGCCTTTCAACATTCCAGACAGGCACGATAAGCTCCCGCAATTCAGCAG CTCGCTGATGGAGGAGCCCTACATGGGTTTGGAGAGGACAAGGCTGCTTGATCTATACCGTCACATGCACTCCCAGatacacagcacaacacagccgCTGAAAATAATCTATCATGTTGCACCGAGAGAAGTCTTGTTTGCCTGGGTAGGAGCCTTTGCACTGTTTATCTAG